The following nucleotide sequence is from Pseudoalteromonas xiamenensis.
GTTGGCACAGCATAAAGGCATTTGTGCTTTCTATTTTATGGATAAAGCCCAACTCAGCAAGAAAATCTAACGCACGGTAAACCGTCGCAGGTTTTGCGCTGGTTTCAGTCACTTTGAGCCTCTTCCAACAAATCATAGGCACCTACACCGCCTTGTTTACTGGCTAAGAGACGAAAAACTTTTTCACGAATAGGGGTAAATCGCGCACCACGGTTATCGCAAACTTGTTTTGCCTTGCCTACCAACAATTCTACATTCATGCTCACACATCCTTAAACTACTCAGCCATACTAACACAATCTAATTAATAGTCTTCATCGTTGATGCGATAATTCATGGCAGTTTTTTTAAACTGGTTCCAATAATCAGTATGTTGCGTATTCAAAGTAGGTGCAAACAATAATGATTAAGATCCGACAGAGAGTGAGCGAAAATGTGTGATTAACTCATCGAATACGTTAGACGGCATTGGTTTACCAAGATAAAAACCCTGACCAACATCACAGCCAAGTTTGGTTAACAGTTCCATTTGCTCTTCGGTTTCAATTCCTTCCGCGACCACTTTTAAACCGAGTCCATGTGCCATACTAATGATGGTATTGACGAGTTGTATGCCCGAATCATGGCCCATGTCCTGCACAAAGGATTTATCGATTTTAAGTACATCAAAAGGATATTGTCTCAAGTAACTAAGCGAAGAGTAACCTGTGCCGAAATCATCCATGGCAAGCATAAAACCCAGATCATGCAGTTGGTAAAGTGTACTCTTTACAGAATCATCGCCACTCAAGAGAAGGCCTTCGGTGATTTCAAGTTCAATTTGTACTTTGGGATCAACGTTGTTCGCCATAAATTTCTGTAAGTCATGGAGGAGTCTCACATCTCTAAATTGGCGAGGAGAAAGATTTATCGCGATCCTTAAGGGATAAGGTAAATCCTGTTGCCAAGTTTGTGCGTTAGCAAGCGCTTCTCGAAGTACAAATTTGCCCATTTCGACGATGTAGCCATTTTGTTCCGCAACTGGAATAAACTCAGCTGGGGAAATGGGACCCAAACGGTTGCTGTTCCAACGTAGTAGCGCTTCCGCACCGAGCAACTTTTTGGTCTTCAAGTCGAACTGGGGTTGGAAGAAAACGGAAAACTCGTTTCGTTCCAACGCGCTTTGCATCATAGATTCAAGTTGTAAACGTCGAGCGAGAATTTCGCTCATTTTTTCTGTATAAAACGAGAACGTATTTCGCCCTTGTCGTTTTGAGTTATACATCGCAGAATCCGCTTTACTGAGTAATTCTTGTGGAGAATCCGCGTCATTGGGGTACATGGCAATACCGAGGCTGAGCGATACTGAAAACTCTTTTTGGTCTATACAAAAAGGACTTTGAAATAATTTGACCAAATTGTTTGCAATAGGCACCACATTACTTTGATCCCGTATTGATTTGAGCAAAATGATGAACTCATCACCGCCCAGACGCCCGACCGTGTCTTGTTCACGCAGCGCACCTTGTAATCGTTTCGCTGCATCGATCAGAAGTTTATCGCCAGTTTCATGTCCCGTAGAATCATTCACCTTTTTTAAAGTCATCTAAATCAATAAACATGACGGCTATCTGACCACGTGTGCGTTTCGATTCAATGATCATTTGTGACAAGCGTTCTAGGACTAGATAACGATTAGGCAAGCCCGTTAAGGAGTCATAAAACGCGTGTTTAAAGATAAGCTCTTCTTGATGCTTGTGCTCAGTAATATCCCTGACGACCACCGCAACACTCTCATAGGCTTTTATGGGACTAAGTCTTGCTTCAAAGTGACGAGTTTGTCCTATGATGTCGAGTCTCGTACTGAATCTCCGACAGAGTTTGTTTTTTGATGCACTCTTTTAATGCCCGTTCAAGTAGGTTTGCAACGGTTAACGGTAAAACCTCAGTCATTTTCTTACCAAGAAAATGAGTCGGTGATGTGTAGAGCGCCTCAGGGTTAGCGGTATGGAACTGCGTAATTGTCGAATCTTGTTTTACGACAAAAAACAGGTCTGGAATGGCATTTAAAAAGCTTTCTAGTAACAGTTGTTTCTCATGACTGTTGGTTTTTTCTTGTCTTAAATCGCGAACTTGCAGATGAAGCAGTTTAGCCATGGAATTAAAGTTATTTGCAAGCGACGCAAATTCGCCGGCGCCATGGATCTCTAACTTAGTGACATCGGTATTTAAGCCAATTAATTGTGTCGCCGAAATCAGCTGTGAAATGGGTTTGAGCACGTAGATATGAATAAAAAAGGCTAAGAAGCCGAGCATTAGACAAATAAAAAATAAAAAGACGAGGCTTTTTTTGACGATTTGTTGATCAATACGATAGAAGTCTTGTTGTAAGGTATATTCGCCATAAATTACGCCAACTACAAAGGGCCTAAGTTCATCATTTTTAGGCGTTCTTGCAAAAGGAAAATAGCCGATGAGGCGTTTCGATTGCGCATCGTAATGAACCGCGGGCTTGTGGACTTTTTGCACTTCCGACAATGTCGCTGCAGAGAGAGGGCGGGGTAGTGCTTTGATGTCGTGCCCAATAAACTTGGACTTTGAGCTAAATTGAATAACGTGTTGGTCATCAAGGCCTAGCAAAAGCTCAAAATGAGTATCGATATTACGAAGCTTAAATAGGCGTTCGACTTCGAGATTTTCCCCTCGTTGCACGTGTCTTTCGATGTCGCGCGCCAGACCTGACATCGCGTTTACAAAAGAAAGTTGACTTTGTTGTATCAGATTTTGTGACTGTTCACTGTAGTTTAGCCAAACAATACTGCTCATCAATGACAATAGAAAGATGAGCATACAAACCGGTAGCCAGACTCGAATTCGTACCGCGTTAATAATCTTCACCCACTCTCTCCAAGAAGGATGCGTCAATAAACTCTCTCGTATCGATATTTCGTCGGAGTAATTTGCGTTCCAGCATGATTTTTTTCAAACCAAGGAGTGTTTGATTGAGTTTAGGTGATGAGCCGCTTATCAGTTGTCGATTATGCGAATAGTCAGGCAAGATAACGCCACCATAGGCTTTAACTAATACATCCTTAGGTATTTTCATACTGGCTTCAAGTTGTGTTATGGCTTTGTCAGGGTTTTTCTGGAGGTATGTACGGGCTTGGAAATAGGATGCAAGTAGAGTTTGGAGCTGCTCAGGCTGGTGATCGATCACCTCTTGTGTTGTGACTAACACATCTAGAATCACATTGGGCATGCTCTTACTGCTGTACAGTAATTTCGCCTCTTGATTCAGTAATTTTGTCTTCACAGGGTCGAAGGTAACTAAGGCATCATATTTAGCATAACAATCAATGTGAGCATCGAAATTGCAACTCTGAATGTCGACATCTTGGGGGGTTAGATCTGCTGATGCTAAAGCGCTA
It contains:
- a CDS encoding putative bifunctional diguanylate cyclase/phosphodiesterase, coding for MTLKKVNDSTGHETGDKLLIDAAKRLQGALREQDTVGRLGGDEFIILLKSIRDQSNVVPIANNLVKLFQSPFCIDQKEFSVSLSLGIAMYPNDADSPQELLSKADSAMYNSKRQGRNTFSFYTEKMSEILARRLQLESMMQSALERNEFSVFFQPQFDLKTKKLLGAEALLRWNSNRLGPISPAEFIPVAEQNGYIVEMGKFVLREALANAQTWQQDLPYPLRIAINLSPRQFRDVRLLHDLQKFMANNVDPKVQIELEITEGLLLSGDDSVKSTLYQLHDLGFMLAMDDFGTGYSSLSYLRQYPFDVLKIDKSFVQDMGHDSGIQLVNTIISMAHGLGLKVVAEGIETEEQMELLTKLGCDVGQGFYLGKPMPSNVFDELITHFRSLSVGS
- a CDS encoding HAMP domain-containing protein gives rise to the protein MKIINAVRIRVWLPVCMLIFLLSLMSSIVWLNYSEQSQNLIQQSQLSFVNAMSGLARDIERHVQRGENLEVERLFKLRNIDTHFELLLGLDDQHVIQFSSKSKFIGHDIKALPRPLSAATLSEVQKVHKPAVHYDAQSKRLIGYFPFARTPKNDELRPFVVGVIYGEYTLQQDFYRIDQQIVKKSLVFLFFICLMLGFLAFFIHIYVLKPISQLISATQLIGLNTDVTKLEIHGAGEFASLANNFNSMAKLLHLQVRDLRQEKTNSHEKQLLLESFLNAIPDLFFVVKQDSTITQFHTANPEALYTSPTHFLGKKMTEVLPLTVANLLERALKECIKKQTLSEIQYETRHHRTNSSL
- a CDS encoding ABC transporter substrate-binding protein, whose product is MPSASEVIHAFRSGSIEVAALTLDEALTIVEDNYDVRLILVLDISDGSDVLLAKPEIKNIAELKGKKVAVEYNAVGALLLDSALASADLTPQDVDIQSCNFDAHIDCYAKYDALVTFDPVKTKLLNQEAKLLYSSKSMPNVILDVLVTTQEVIDHQPEQLQTLLASYFQARTYLQKNPDKAITQLEASMKIPKDVLVKAYGGVILPDYSHNRQLISGSSPKLNQTLLGLKKIMLERKLLRRNIDTREFIDASFLERVGEDY
- a CDS encoding diguanylate cyclase domain-containing protein; translation: MVVRDITEHKHQEELIFKHAFYDSLTGLPNRYLVLERLSQMIIESKRTRGQIAVMFIDLDDFKKGE